Proteins encoded in a region of the Methanorbis rubei genome:
- a CDS encoding TrpB-like pyridoxal phosphate-dependent enzyme encodes MFPKDGRTTLTVDDIPKKWYNIAADIGSPEILNPATMKPVTAADLAPVFCKTSVEQELDTTHRFIDIPDQVREAYAQFGRVTPLQRAYHLEQYLKTPAKIYFKREDVSPTGSHKLNSSIAQAYYNKRDGTEHLTTETGAGQWGSALSLSCNYFDLDVIIFMVKVSFDQKPFRRSIMETYGGTVYPSPSPITEYGKSVLAKDPSYGGTLGTAITEAVEMAVKDQTGKTKYSLGSVANHVCLHQTVIGQELIAQLEAIDVVPDHMVGCIGGGSNFAGFAFPMIEKKLKGKTDTNFLAVEPSEVPSLTKGEYRYDFGDSGEITPLFKMYTLGHDFTPNAVHAGGLRYHGMNPLVSELYDKKIINAVSYNEDQIFQAAVTFARTEGIIPAPESSHAIRGAIELALEAKKKNEEQTIVFNLSGHGLLDMVGYANYLKKSKHPVIEV; translated from the coding sequence ATGTTCCCTAAAGACGGTCGCACGACCCTTACGGTGGATGACATCCCCAAAAAATGGTATAACATCGCCGCAGATATCGGTTCGCCGGAAATACTCAACCCCGCAACCATGAAACCGGTAACTGCAGCTGACCTTGCTCCGGTCTTCTGTAAAACATCTGTCGAACAGGAGCTTGACACAACCCACCGGTTCATCGACATCCCGGATCAGGTCCGGGAAGCCTATGCACAGTTCGGCAGAGTAACACCCTTGCAACGGGCGTACCATCTTGAGCAGTACCTCAAAACTCCGGCAAAAATTTACTTCAAACGCGAAGACGTAAGCCCAACCGGCAGCCACAAACTCAACAGCTCCATTGCTCAGGCCTACTACAACAAACGCGACGGGACCGAACATCTCACCACAGAAACCGGAGCAGGCCAGTGGGGATCTGCATTATCCCTCTCCTGCAACTACTTCGACCTCGACGTCATCATCTTCATGGTCAAAGTCAGCTTCGATCAGAAACCGTTCCGCAGATCCATCATGGAAACGTATGGAGGAACGGTCTATCCATCACCAAGCCCGATCACCGAGTACGGAAAATCCGTTCTCGCCAAAGATCCGTCCTACGGCGGAACTCTCGGGACCGCCATCACCGAAGCGGTTGAGATGGCAGTCAAGGATCAGACCGGCAAAACCAAGTACAGTCTCGGCAGTGTTGCCAACCATGTCTGCCTGCACCAGACCGTCATCGGTCAGGAACTCATCGCCCAGCTCGAAGCAATTGATGTCGTCCCGGACCACATGGTCGGGTGCATCGGCGGAGGAAGCAACTTCGCAGGATTCGCATTTCCGATGATCGAAAAGAAACTCAAAGGAAAAACGGACACCAACTTCCTTGCCGTCGAACCCTCAGAAGTTCCCTCCCTTACCAAAGGCGAGTACCGCTACGACTTCGGCGACTCAGGCGAGATAACTCCGCTGTTCAAAATGTACACGCTCGGCCACGACTTCACACCAAACGCAGTCCACGCAGGAGGACTCCGCTACCATGGCATGAACCCGCTCGTCTCCGAACTCTACGACAAAAAGATCATCAATGCTGTATCCTACAACGAAGACCAGATCTTCCAGGCAGCGGTCACCTTCGCAAGAACGGAAGGAATTATTCCGGCGCCGGAGTCATCGCATGCGATTCGCGGAGCGATCGAACTCGCCCTTGAAGCAAAGAAAAAGAATGAAGAGCAGACCATCGTCTTCAACCTCTCCGGTCACGGACTGCTGGACATGGTCGGCTATGCCAACTATCTCAAGAAGTCGAAGCATCCAGTCATTGAAGTGTGA